The following are encoded in a window of Ricinus communis isolate WT05 ecotype wild-type chromosome 4, ASM1957865v1, whole genome shotgun sequence genomic DNA:
- the LOC8263435 gene encoding mini zinc finger protein 3, translated as MMKKRQVVLKRDVSGRASTTSSSVVRNVRYGECQKNHAANIGGYAVDGCREFMASGEDAANGALICAACGCHRNFHRREVETEVVCEYSPPNSSR; from the coding sequence atgatgaagaaaCGGCAAGTTGTACTAAAAAGAGATGTCTCTGGAAGAGCTTCTACAACTTCATCTTCAGTAGTGAGAAACGTAAGATATGGAGAGTGTCAAAAGAATCATGCGGCCAACATCGGAGGATATGCAGTCGACGGTTGCAGAGAATTCATGGCAAGTGGAGAAGATGCTGCTAACGGTGCTCTTATCTGTGCTGCTTGTGGCTGCCACAGGAACTTCCATAGAAGAGAAGTGGAAACTGAGGTAGTTTGTGAGTATTCTCCACCTAATTCTAGTCGTTGA